In one window of Kitasatospora sp. MMS16-BH015 DNA:
- the pgk gene encoding phosphoglycerate kinase, with protein sequence MKTIEDLDVAGKRVFVRADLNVPLSGGSITDDGRIRAVAPTIAKLVAAGARVIVASHLGRPKGEPDPQFSLAPVAARLGEILGRPVAFATDTVGESAKATVAALGDGEVTLLENLRFNAGETAKDDAERGAFAAELAALADLYVGDGFGAVHRKHASVYDLPGLLPHAVGDLIATEVGVLKRLTEEVERPYAVVLGGSKVSDKVGVIDNLLGKADRILIGGGMAYTFLAALGHEVGISLLQKDQIPTVLEYLERGKANGVEFVLPVDVAVSASFPDLKTHAPVTDFEVVDADKIPADKEGLDIGPKTQALFAEKLADAKTVFWNGPVGVFEHPTFAEGTKAVAKALLDSEAFTVVGGGDSAAAVRILGFDETEFGHISTGGGASLEYLEGKTLPGLAALED encoded by the coding sequence ACGACGGCCGCATCCGTGCCGTCGCGCCGACCATCGCCAAGCTGGTCGCCGCCGGTGCCCGGGTGATCGTCGCCTCCCACCTGGGCCGCCCCAAGGGTGAGCCCGACCCGCAGTTCTCCCTCGCTCCCGTCGCCGCCCGCCTGGGCGAGATCCTCGGCCGGCCGGTGGCCTTCGCCACCGACACCGTGGGCGAGAGCGCGAAGGCCACCGTCGCCGCCCTCGGCGACGGCGAGGTCACGCTGCTCGAGAACCTGCGCTTCAACGCCGGCGAGACGGCCAAGGACGACGCCGAGCGCGGCGCCTTCGCCGCCGAGCTGGCCGCCCTCGCGGACCTCTACGTGGGCGACGGCTTCGGCGCGGTGCACCGCAAGCACGCCTCGGTCTACGACCTCCCGGGCCTGCTCCCGCACGCGGTCGGCGACCTGATCGCCACCGAGGTCGGCGTGCTCAAGCGCCTCACCGAGGAGGTCGAGCGCCCGTACGCGGTGGTGCTCGGCGGCTCCAAGGTCTCCGACAAGGTCGGCGTGATCGACAACCTGCTGGGCAAGGCCGACCGCATCCTGATCGGCGGCGGCATGGCCTACACCTTCCTCGCGGCCCTCGGCCACGAGGTGGGCATCTCGCTGCTGCAGAAGGACCAGATCCCCACCGTCCTGGAGTACCTGGAGCGCGGCAAGGCCAACGGCGTGGAGTTCGTGCTGCCGGTGGACGTGGCCGTCTCGGCGAGCTTCCCCGACCTCAAGACGCACGCCCCGGTCACCGACTTCGAGGTCGTCGACGCGGACAAGATCCCCGCCGACAAGGAGGGCCTGGACATCGGCCCGAAGACCCAGGCGCTCTTCGCCGAGAAGCTGGCCGACGCCAAGACGGTGTTCTGGAACGGACCGGTCGGCGTCTTCGAGCACCCGACCTTCGCCGAGGGCACCAAGGCCGTCGCCAAGGCGCTGCTCGACAGCGAGGCGTTCACCGTGGTCGGCGGCGGCGACTCGGCCGCGGCCGTCCGGATCCTGGGCTTCGACGAGACGGAGTTCGGGCACATCTCGACCGGCGGTGGCGCGAGCCTCGAATACCTGGAGGGCAAGACCCTCCCCGGCCTGGCCGCACTGGAGGACTGA
- the tpiA gene encoding triose-phosphate isomerase — MSDRTPLMAGNWKMNLNHLEAIAHTQKLAFALSDKDYEAVEVAVLPPFTDLRSVQTLVDGDKLKIKYGAQDLSAHDSGAYTGEVSGPMLAKLKCTYVAIGHSERRQYHGEDEPLVNAKVKAAYRNGLLPILCIGEPLEVRKAGTHVAHTLAQLDGALDGVPAADAEQIVVAYEPVWAIGTGEVATPEDAQEVCAAIRARLAELYSAELADKVRVLYGGSVKSSSAAGLMAKPDVDGALIGGASLDADEFVKIVRYRDQAVG, encoded by the coding sequence ATGAGTGACCGCACCCCGCTGATGGCGGGTAACTGGAAGATGAACCTCAACCACCTCGAGGCCATCGCCCACACCCAGAAGCTCGCCTTCGCCCTCTCCGACAAGGACTACGAGGCCGTCGAGGTCGCCGTCCTGCCGCCGTTCACCGACCTGCGCTCGGTGCAGACCCTGGTCGACGGCGACAAGCTGAAGATCAAGTACGGCGCCCAGGACCTCTCGGCGCACGACTCCGGGGCCTACACCGGCGAGGTCTCCGGCCCGATGCTGGCCAAGCTCAAGTGCACCTACGTGGCCATCGGCCACTCCGAGCGCCGCCAGTACCACGGCGAGGACGAGCCGCTCGTCAACGCGAAGGTCAAGGCCGCGTACCGCAACGGCCTCCTCCCGATCCTGTGCATCGGCGAGCCGCTGGAGGTCCGCAAGGCCGGCACCCACGTCGCCCACACGCTGGCCCAGCTGGACGGCGCGCTGGACGGCGTGCCCGCCGCCGACGCCGAGCAGATCGTGGTCGCGTACGAACCGGTCTGGGCGATCGGCACCGGCGAGGTGGCCACCCCCGAGGACGCCCAGGAGGTCTGCGCGGCGATCCGCGCCCGCCTGGCCGAGCTCTACTCGGCCGAGCTGGCCGACAAGGTGCGCGTCCTGTACGGCGGTTCGGTCAAGTCCTCCTCGGCTGCCGGCCTGATGGCCAAGCCCGACGTGGACGGCGCCCTGATCGGGGGAGCCTCCCTGGACGCGGACGAGTTCGTCAAGATCGTGCGGTACCGTGACCAGGCAGTAGGCTAA
- the secG gene encoding preprotein translocase subunit SecG, which produces MVLGFSIALIIFSLLMVILVLLHKGKGGGLSDMFGGGSMSAGGGSAVAERNLDRITIIVGVGWFVCIVVLGLVLKYKS; this is translated from the coding sequence GTGGTTCTCGGGTTCTCGATTGCCCTGATCATCTTCAGCCTGCTGATGGTCATCCTGGTGCTGCTGCACAAGGGCAAGGGCGGCGGTCTGTCCGACATGTTCGGCGGCGGTTCGATGTCCGCCGGTGGCGGCTCCGCCGTCGCGGAGCGCAACCTCGACCGCATCACCATCATCGTGGGCGTCGGCTGGTTCGTCTGCATCGTGGTGCTCGGTCTGGTGCTCAAGTACAAGAGCTGA
- a CDS encoding RNA polymerase-binding protein RbpA, whose translation MGEAERGESAPRSRISFWCANKHETRPSFAAEAVIPETWDCPRCGFPAGQDEHNPPAPSRNEPYKTHLAYVRERRTDADGEAILAEALAKLRGEI comes from the coding sequence ATGGGCGAGGCGGAGCGCGGCGAATCCGCCCCCCGTAGCCGGATCTCCTTCTGGTGCGCGAACAAGCACGAGACGCGCCCCAGCTTCGCAGCCGAGGCCGTCATCCCGGAGACCTGGGACTGCCCCCGCTGCGGCTTCCCGGCCGGCCAGGACGAGCACAACCCTCCGGCCCCGTCCCGCAACGAGCCCTACAAGACCCACCTCGCCTACGTCCGCGAGCGTCGCACCGACGCGGACGGCGAGGCCATCCTGGCCGAGGCGCTCGCCAAGCTGCGCGGCGAGATCTGA
- a CDS encoding MFS transporter, with protein sequence MTETLDTTSPTTTTRPALLTRPLLLRFVSILGASTSFYLLLSVVPRYASTGDRGGGGGAAGLATGALMLATVLGELATPVLVRRCGYRVVLAVGLALMGAPALALGFSRNLEWIVAMCLLRGLGFAFTVVAGGALTASLIPAERRGEGLALVGIVSGLPALLSLPIGVWLAAHAGYGVVFTAGAVTALAAIPAVPGLPDRIRASGPAIGITEALRTAELRRPAVVFAVTALAAGIVVTFLPLAVRVSATGLVAAALFVQPATATLARWLAGRHGDRCGSAGLVLPGLLLSALGTGLMALTGHPVAVIIAVGLFGIGFGVAQNATLTLMYARVSAAGYGTVSALWNFAYDAGMGVGAVAFGWLAAGTGYPWAFALTALAMLGALVPALTDRSADHPKRRADR encoded by the coding sequence GTGACCGAAACGCTCGACACCACCTCCCCAACTACCACCACGCGCCCGGCTCTGCTGACACGGCCGCTGCTGCTGCGCTTCGTGTCCATCCTGGGCGCCTCGACCAGCTTCTACCTGCTGCTGTCCGTCGTACCGCGCTACGCCTCGACCGGAGACCGGGGCGGAGGCGGCGGCGCAGCAGGACTGGCCACCGGAGCGCTGATGCTGGCGACGGTGCTGGGTGAACTCGCCACCCCCGTCCTGGTCCGCCGCTGCGGCTACCGCGTCGTACTGGCCGTCGGCCTGGCCCTGATGGGCGCACCCGCGCTGGCGCTCGGGTTCTCCCGGAACCTCGAGTGGATCGTCGCAATGTGCCTCCTGCGCGGACTCGGCTTCGCGTTCACTGTGGTCGCGGGCGGCGCGCTGACCGCCTCCCTCATCCCGGCCGAACGGCGCGGCGAAGGGCTGGCGCTGGTCGGCATCGTCAGCGGACTCCCAGCGCTGCTGAGCCTGCCGATCGGGGTGTGGTTGGCCGCACACGCGGGCTACGGCGTCGTCTTCACGGCCGGCGCAGTGACCGCGCTCGCCGCGATTCCCGCAGTGCCCGGCCTGCCCGACCGGATCCGCGCCTCCGGGCCGGCGATCGGCATCACCGAGGCGCTCCGCACGGCCGAACTGCGCCGCCCCGCCGTGGTCTTTGCGGTCACGGCACTCGCGGCAGGGATTGTCGTTACTTTCCTGCCGCTCGCTGTCCGTGTGTCGGCCACGGGCCTGGTCGCGGCGGCACTGTTCGTCCAGCCTGCGACGGCCACGCTGGCCCGCTGGCTCGCCGGGCGTCACGGAGACCGGTGCGGCTCCGCCGGGCTCGTATTGCCGGGTCTGCTGCTGTCCGCGCTCGGCACCGGGCTCATGGCGCTGACCGGCCATCCGGTGGCTGTGATCATTGCTGTCGGTCTGTTCGGCATCGGCTTCGGCGTTGCCCAGAACGCCACGCTCACGCTGATGTACGCGCGGGTCTCCGCCGCCGGCTACGGCACGGTCAGCGCGCTGTGGAACTTCGCCTACGACGCCGGCATGGGCGTCGGCGCCGTCGCCTTCGGCTGGCTCGCTGCCGGAACTGGCTACCCGTGGGCGTTCGCGCTGACCGCCCTGGCCATGCTCGGTGCCCTCGTCCCTGCCCTGACCGACCGCAGCGCCGATCACCCGAAGCGTCGTGCCGACCGCTGA